The Oryzias latipes chromosome 8, ASM223467v1 genomic interval TGCTGGTTTGAGGCCACTGCCCATCACAGCTGCACATAAAACTGTGAAATATGGCAATTGTTGCTATTTCGAGAATTCCCAGAATCCATGGCTGTATGGAAAGGGAAGGACAGTACACTGGACTTCATCTAGTTTCCATGTTTTCCTCAGTTTCCCGGACTTCTGCAAATCCCACTGAAACTGACCCACAGGGAGATAAGCATGACTCAGCATTTAGTGCTCAGACAGACGTGCACGTCCAGCAATTGAAACCGCTCCATTTCTCTGAAGCTGAGAATTTTAAAATAGGAATGAAACAGAAACTTTGTCACTCTTTTTCCATTGTGTTCATGGATGACGGTTCAGCTTGTGTGCTGTTTTACATGAGGTGAGACTTTATTTTAGAGGTGTGATTCTGCAGCGTATTCTTTGAGCTACCAAAGCCACACCACAGCAGAGGAGGGTGTCATGTAATATGCTCTCAAAAGACTCGAGAACCGAAAGTTAGCGAGGAAACGTGAAGATTTTATGTGTGCAACCTGTGAAGAGTGAATATGACCCAAATAATTTACTCTTTCTCAAAACATCTCATTAGTCATGGatgacaaacaaacaaggaGGACATGACAGAAAACAGGCTTGACGGATTTCCTTCCTGAAAGCGTCACAGGAAAACTCTTCCTGAGCCAGGCACGCCAGACAGAACATGCAGAAAAAACAGAGAACAGGGTGGGTCACTCCCCACTGAAAGCTTGACTGCAGCCTGAGGGAGCAGCTCCCTGCTGGCAGGTGACAGAGCAGGGAGTCCTGCTGTCTGGGCTTTGTGTGGTAACTCCTCAGAGGAGGCCCACCGGGAGCTCGTCACAAGGCCACTGTGGGGGGTTAACCCCCACCCCGCAGGTTTCATTGGAACTTCTTCTAAACTGTAATCAGATGTGAGTTGGTGGAGGGGCCAGGAACTCAGAAAATTGGTCTCCCCAGTTGGGGAAGAAAGgagattgaagtgactttgaacgtgacatggttgttggtgccagacgatCTGGTCTGactatttcagaaactgctgatctactgggattttcacccacaaccatctagGGTCaacagagaatggtccaaaagGTAGAATatatccagtgagcggcagttctgATGATGCCTTGATGATAGAAGATTagaaaaacattgtctggtctgatgagtctccagtgctgctttatcccttttgctatcctaggcactttaacatatggagttgggtcatctagacccccctagacagtgctctgaaccttttttcttcaatgatttgtgatcttcactggtgtccatggattaaatgaaatctttccacctttatccacctttgtcatggtagggagaacacgtgaATGTATTCGCAAAGGACATTCGGTTATTCGGATGGTAGGATCAGAATTTGGTGTCAACAACATTAAAAGCATGGATCTATCCTGGCTTTTATCAACGGTTCCGGCTACCGGTGgaggtgtgggggatattttcttggcacactttgacCTCCTTCTTCATCTTCTGATGGTTaattccagcaggataaggcaccatgtcataaagcgGGACCACTGATTGCTAAATACAGACAACcaatattcaaatctttgttttccttcattGGAAGTGCAATATCAACACTGGTACGACATGACTAACTGTTCTCCCTCTTCATTTTAACTGCCACAATACAGCGTCAGTATTTGCagttttgtagttttggttttttttgtacaatttctATTTCAAGTGccctgtgttttattatttttgtgtgcatttgtatTTCTGAGGGGAGGAACCTTTGTTTTGCTGCATTCTGCTGTGTTACATaaagtttttgttaaaatgctaaaaagaaagaaagaaagaaaaaataagaaaactaacAATACTAAAGCTGTATCAAAGAATGTTCTTGCCCTCTTTTTTAGATGGATGCCGGCACCGAGTGATAcacgttttcttcttcttcatgtcATTTTTCTCACATCCATGTGTTtgggttgtgtttttatttttttgtgtgttgcttTGCAGTCCAGTTTTTTCACCCAAGAGAGGGATACTTTTcactgtcaggaactggaggtgtaggacccaaaatgcagcaTCCAAGGTGGTCAGGTCATACTTTaccacctttttttctctctgtggtttttgtcatgtttctgttttttaataaatgtttctgtttctgcCACCATGTCTGGTGTTTGGGTCTAATACCCCCATGTCCTGACAGTCTTTGTCAACTCTCAAACAGAATCAGCTATAATCTTTATATTGGTTAATGCCATGGCTTCCGTTAAaattattacagaaaaaaatggcttcaatgtcaaaaaagtaaaaagatggaCCTCAGTTTGGATGAGTAATGATCCTGGCTTATTATTATAAATCTGTTTGTGGAGTAATCTTAGGAGTAAAATCTTTACAAAAGGTAACTTAAGTAAATGTAACTAAGTAAATCTTATTTCATTACAACGAATCTCTTCTAACTAAACCATATTTCCCTTCGAGACATTGATCAGCTTTTTATGATTTACACTTCttcaaaagtttaaactttgagttgttgtttttctcctttattcaaaaatcattattttcacaatccatccatttttttaaaacccattGAATCCCTTTGGGGTacgaggttgctggagcctgtcccagctactgttgggcaaaggcggggtacaccctgaacaggtcgccagtccatctcagggccacacaaccacacacactcacattagGGATCATTTATAATCAAttacccatgaagcatgtttttggaatatGTGGGGGGAATCAGAGTGTCtgcagaaaacccacacatgtacAAGGAAACCACACAAATGTCACACAGAAAGGTGGGATCTTGGGATgttctcactgtgaggtgaaAGTGCCAAGACTACACCACTGCCAGAACCAGGCTTTCATTCACACGAGGAAAATCCTGTTGACTCATTTTCAGTGGACAAATATTTTGATAAATAATTTACCTTCTACTTATTAAAACTATCTTGGATGCTCTTTCCAGCAAAACTAAAGACTGAAGTGGACCAAACCGACAAGGAAAATCAAGACGCTCCCATTTACTCCTCAATTCAGAACTGGAAAGAAGCTCTGTCCAGAAACACGAAGAAGAGAGGAGTCCACTGCTGCTGGTCTTCTAAACATCATCATGTTTCTCACAACAAAGTATTTTCTAATAAAGGCATTTCTTAACTTTGTTGTGATTTGCTCTTCCTCTGTGATCTGTTTTTTCCTCTACTTCCACTTTGGATCATCTGTCTGCATTCACATTGTAGTAAACCGCACCAGAGCTCACTTGTGAGTGAACCTTTGTTGTCAAGCAGACCATGGTTTGGTTGGTTGCCAAACAAAGCTGACTTTGCAGGGAATCAATTTTTGGTTTGCATCAAAACAGAACCAAATTTGTGTGAATGCTCTCTTTCAGTTCCTCTTCAACCTTTGCTGGTCATATTTTCAGCATTTATATCATAATTCATGTCACCAAGATGTACTAACAAACTAAGACCTGAACCACATTAGTTTGGACTCATAGTCACACATGCCAAACAAAGCAGAAGTGATCGAAGACACAAACTGGTGTGGACCAAACAGCCGTGAAAGCAAACTTCCACACACAGTTGTGgtgtacgacggagtattagggccaccaaaaaaaaaaaaaaatttagagccaccaaaaaaaaaaaagtaaaattacgagattttatctcgtaaatttaggagataaaaactcgcaaatttaggagaaaaaaactcgtaattttaggagattacagtggaagtgagcatgcagagcagcaggtgaacgccgtgcagcagcagagaagaccgagtaaactttgttgaacaggtgagctgaatgtttattgataaggttccaaatgtctggaaggtcatttgtttgatttacgattcattaaagttttatttattgatggttggtttgcaggatctctgcagcccgatgaagccatcgggtgtccctgcagctgttcgcttgaatcctttcttcctccaccaaagaccagatctctacgtctgtgtgacgcttccgtcacacaaaaggaggagcactttttttttggcattttcaacgttccaaagctaatataaaacactattttcattcctctttattgttttatgctgaaacgggacatttcatctgcaggagggggcgtttgtaacactgtttacttccgcattggtgttgggatgacagattcatgacgtaatgagacaaatgaacttcaggatatgtgaatgaaaaggagaataaaggctgcagcaaTTGTCTACatccaaacgtgtctctgagctccttattttacatattaaactccgctttactgacactgaaccccggaaagacggctacacggaaaataatctgattttgagtcgccaaaaggttcagaatctctttgttttaaacctataataatccggaaatgaagcttcacaaaaggctccacatacttcatcttcaagctaggctccaataaacggacaacttcggtgttttttccctaatctacgacttttttctcgtaaatttatgagattttaagtcgtaaatttatgagataaaaagtcgtaaatttacgagtttttatctcctaaatttacgagataaaatctcgtaattttactttttttggtggctctaattctttttttttggtggccctaatactccgtcgtagtgGTGGGGGGGAGCTGCTCCATATATatttctctttcagcttttcccatcaggggttgccacagtgaacATGGTAAACTTGgtaatgttttacgccggatgcccttcctgacgcaaccctctcaaagcaaccgggcttgggaccggcacagaagtagagaagggaacagggagcagcccagatttgaacctgggtttcacggacggaaggcgccgcaaaccagcacgagctaaaccggctcccacaGGGGAGCTGCTCCATATATGATAAGaggaaatgctaaaaaaaaaaaaaaaaaaaactaccaggAGACAGTAAAAATGTAACTGCGGGTCCTTAGACTTTTGTGACAAATAGATGAAACCTATTTGTCATTAAAATTCACGGCAATGAGTAAGCTGCAGAACTATGTGTGCTGGCTCATTCTACAGTAAAGAATGacctcatctgtgtttttctcaAGGATATCCCTCTCCTTTCGAGGTACAATGAACCTGCTTCCTGTTTAGAGAAGGCCAAGTCCTGTCCTGCGCCCAGCCGGCCCTCGCTTTACGCAATTTCCCTGCTTTGCTGCAGACGTCATGTTTATTTGTGAGTTGCCTGATGAAAAGAAAATTCATAAATCATTGTGGTTTATTGGAATTAGATTAGTAGAAATAGTCTGTAATGTGAGTGTTCTTTTGTCAAATGCCATGCAAAGGggaaaactgtccaaaaaatcaagttaaaatataaaacagtcTTGTTTTTAATATCAAAAGCTTCTTTTTCACTTACATCAACAAAAGAATAGAGGAAACCCAAACTTATTAGCATGACCATAAAATTCATATAGAAACTGCAGAAAAGAAGCAGCCAGTTTAGTGAGAGGATGAAATACTTTCGTTTGAgcatcttttttaaacacatatgAAAAACAGACACTTTTAGTCTATTGtaatgaaaaaatgaagaagtaGAAAACCAGGAAAGGAGAATTCtgtcaaaaaacatgtttggtggTTTTTTCTGAATTTAGAGACATTAACATTCTGAGAACACAACAAAGCAACTTTCAAGTGGTAATTTTAGGAAgggataaacaaaaaaaaagttttactgaCTCCACAGTAGAacatttttggatgttttttgtactttgaacgcttaatttttttcctccatatcTGTAAAAATAAGCCCTGTGCAATAATTACAGATCAAGTCCAATCTGATCCAGATGCTTGCTGTGACAGCAGAGCCTACTTTCTGCTTTCAAACGAAGTCTTGTTTGACACTGTTCACTTTCTCTCAGTactctgtgattttttttactacCCATAAATAAGTGAGAGAGTTTTTATGATGGATGAGGTGCacaaaaagttgctttttttattttagtgcagCAGCAGCCTGACTCCAGATCAAATTCGGACATGAAAACATGTAACTTTCTACGTCTTCCATGAAAATGACGAACAGAAACATCTGCCAAGAACCGATTAAGTCAGAGGGATAAACACAACAACAGTGGGCTGGagtgaggggggaggagaaGGCACCAACAGCGCAGAACAGCCCCCTGCATGTTCAGCCCTGCCCATCCCGAGCTCACCTCACACTTGCGTGCAGCCGCGGTGCGCGCTGATcgctcctctcctcttcagTGTGGATCCCTGCACTTCTGTGGATTCTTTCCCGTGGATTTTCACTCAGGTATGTACAAACCTcgtatctgtattttttttaacttaactttaacgTCTTTAGTTTAAGTTTGATCTGCGTGGCGTGAATGTTTTGCGCTAAGGCAGGGAGGTTATTCTCATGTTTCTCTGCCAGAAGCATTGAACCACAgcggcattaaaaaaaaaaaactaataaaacatcaatgtaaaaacttaaacacattttaaaatcaaatttagCCGGGGCCCTAATTATACTCTGATTGTGAAGGAAGTTTTGGTCACAAATCGTTTTGCGCAATTACGCACAGACGTCTGAGCTTTTGACACAACTTTCACAATTTTGATATATAAGACTGTCTTTAGATTttacaataaacaataaaaattaaaaaagattgttCGCATTATCgatcttctctttatttattacacccaattttctaaaaataaaataaaatatcaatataaatacatttctgtttttcttaatttttttggacacaaaatgtttttgttgtatcACAATGACTGTGGCTTGTATTTGCTAATAAGTATTAACCTccttctcttttgtttcttgCAGCCTGTCCTTCACCTCCTCCTAGTGTCTGTACTAGgcaataaaaatacaaagatcTAGACAGGAAAATTCTGAAACCGCAGGAAATCCTTTCTGATTGAATcaaaaggaaagtgtttttcCTTCGGCTTCTGTGCCAGTCGAGACAGAGGAATGCCCAACCACAAGACTTTTTAAGCCTTCTGCCTGATTAACTGTGAACGTCAGGTGAAGGTGCCGACAGGAGTCTTCTTCGTGCTGCTCACCCTTCTTCAGCTCCATCTGCTGTGCCTCAATCTGCAGGAATGGTTTCCAGATTCAGCCAGTATCTCAGAAACGCCGTCATCAGCGAGCACTACAACTACACCGGCAAACTAAAGGAGGACAAGTACAAGGAGGGACTCAAACCTGAAGCCATCGCTTTCCTGCTGGTCTGCCTGCTCATTGTGGTAGAAAATGCCATCGTGCTTGTGGCCCTCTGGAAGAACAAGAAGTTCCATGTGCCCATGTACTACTTGCTGGGCAATTTGACTCTCTCTGACATGCTGGCAGGCCTGACCTACATGGCGAACATTATGACGTCTGGACACATCACCTTAAAAATGACCCCCATTCTATATTTCCTTCGAGAGGGTGGTGTGTTCATCACGTTGGCTGCGTCTGTGATCAGCCTGCTGGCCATCGCCATAGAGCGCCATGTCACCATGGTGAGGATGAAGCCGTACCAGGGGGACAAACAGGGCCGGATGTGCGCCCTCATTGTTGGCAGCTGGATGCTTTCTGTGTTCCTGGGCATCCTGCCTGTTCTGGGGTGGAACTGCATCGGGCGGCTGGAGCAGTGCTCCACCGTTCTTCCACTCTACGCCAAAAGCTACATCCTCTTTTGCATCACTGTCTTCAGCGCCATCCTCATGTCCATCATTGTGCTCTATGTTCGTATCTTCCGCATCGTCAAGTCTAACACCCAGCGCCTGGCCTCTGTCCCGCAGCGGAAAGGATTCTACAGGAGGTCGCAGAAGTATATGGCACTGCTGAAAACAGTCACCATCGTCCTGGGAGTCTTCATCGCCTGCTGGCTGCCCTTATTCATCCTCTTCCTGTTGGACTTTTCCTGTGCAGTTAAACTCTGCAAAATCCTCTTCAAGGCAGAATACTTCCTGGGAATCGCGTTGATCAACTCCCTGCTCAACCCCATCATCTACACTCTGACCAGCAAGGACATGAGGAAGGCCATCATCAGGCTACTCTGCCAGCCCTGCCTCATCACCGAAAACGGGCAGGTCCGAAAGATCGGGGTGCATTTCCTCGACTGCAGCACCACAAAGATGGAGGGCACCTCACACAGACTGGAAGGACTGGAGACCACAGTGTCCTCGGGTAACTTCACACACTCAGTCATCAAACCTATTTACCCCCAAATTTGCAGGACGTGACAAGCTGGGTCACCTTTGGACTACAAATATGCACTCCAGCTGAGAAACTGAACGTCATGGGACATGAGCAAAAGTTTGGTTTTGCACTTTGAAACAATCCAGATGATCGTCCTTCAAAGACAAATCAGTGTTTGGGACTGGTTGGGAGAAAATCTCATGAAGCATTCATTTGTTTAAACTGTCTTTTgggaaaaatatcatttttagagTCTCAGACAAGACCAGTATTATGAAGAGAAAGAATGGTATTTTCCTTCTATAAAGAGGATTGAATGAAGACGTTAGTTTACATGTGCATGTGGGGATAACCCAGGCATTACATGGCCGACTGCTTCTGTAGCATAAACAGTATAATGACACGTTACAAAGAAGACAGATCCACGCCCAGATGTAATGTCTACCATGTGAGTTTCTGGACATCAGAGACCCACTGAAGGTGTCAGATCCTCTGCAGCTTTGGAGGTCCCACATGCAGCTTAGAATGATGAGCGCAGGCTTAAGTTTAGCTGAAAAGGGACCATCGTTAGCAACACTTTATAGAGCCGGGTCGCCTTTTATCCTGTGAAATA includes:
- the LOC101162295 gene encoding sphingosine 1-phosphate receptor 1, encoding MVSRFSQYLRNAVISEHYNYTGKLKEDKYKEGLKPEAIAFLLVCLLIVVENAIVLVALWKNKKFHVPMYYLLGNLTLSDMLAGLTYMANIMTSGHITLKMTPILYFLREGGVFITLAASVISLLAIAIERHVTMVRMKPYQGDKQGRMCALIVGSWMLSVFLGILPVLGWNCIGRLEQCSTVLPLYAKSYILFCITVFSAILMSIIVLYVRIFRIVKSNTQRLASVPQRKGFYRRSQKYMALLKTVTIVLGVFIACWLPLFILFLLDFSCAVKLCKILFKAEYFLGIALINSLLNPIIYTLTSKDMRKAIIRLLCQPCLITENGQVRKIGVHFLDCSTTKMEGTSHRLEGLETTVSSGNFTHSVIKPIYPQICRT